The Oncorhynchus clarkii lewisi isolate Uvic-CL-2024 chromosome 20, UVic_Ocla_1.0, whole genome shotgun sequence nucleotide sequence GTTGAGGGAAAAATGATATCTTTGCCATTTAGAATGTTCAGAGTTTTCCCGTTGAATACCTTTCCACAAGGTGACTGCCAGGAGCTGATGCAGTTTGGGGGAGCCCAGCTTCCCCGAGCCGCCTGTGGACCACTTGAGTGCGCGGGACACAAATGCTACTCTCTCTGGGGAGTTAGGGTCCATCAAACTGAACAGCTTAGCCAGGTGCTCTGCAATGCAACACAGATGAGGTTAACACAGAGACGACGATACACTGACACCAACTGTGTTCATAATGTTTAATTACGATGAAGTATGTATCTTCGCTCACCTAAGTCTTCGTCCTCTACCGTTGCCTCTGATTTCTCCAAAGACTCCAGCACCAACATTGACAGGTCTGCAGCACTGTTGAGCTGCGgatgacaacaaaaaaacaaacagtaaTTTGCCACAGAACTCTTATACAACGGTTAAGTTGTGAATTAATACGATTGCTAGCTATAGCGCTTAGACTCTAAAAGAGACGCTACAAAAACTACATTAATGTATGAATGCCCCAGTGCCAGGCTTTCTTATACCTGGTTGTAACTGAAGAAGAGCTGGGCGCCATTGTACATCAACTCCCTGGCATCTGCATGCTTTGCCTGTGACATATACCTGTGTCAAACAGAGATGGCAAATGTTATGTCACTGACAAACTGCATTCAAACCAGGTTAAGAAAGTGGCAATATGAATGGTAGTGTGGTGGTCCCACTAGGAAATACTGAGGGATGAAAAGTAGTACTCAGTCACTGGGCCAACATTTCTCAatacacaacagtaaataacagttaACTGTCACTCAGGGTGTTTTCACACTTGGTCCCTTTCAGGCAAAAAATGTAGGTAAGTTAAGTTGAAAGTGAAAAATCCAAAAGGAACTCAGACACCTCAAAAGAGCCCCTGATGCGAACCGAACTGAGACCATCTTGAGAGCTTGAATTCCATCTGGTTCCCTTCCTTAGGGCAATGTGAACACAAaaatatactaccgttcaaaagtttggggtcacgtagaaatgaccttgtttttgaaagaaaaatacattttttgtccataaaataacatcaaattgatcagaaatacagtgtagacattgttaatgttgtaaatgactattgtagctggaagtgGCAGATTGTTTTTtagggaatatctacataggcatacagaggcccattatgagcaaccatcactcctgtgttccaatggcatgttgtgttagctaatccaagtttaaaaggctaattgatcattagaaaacccttttgcaattatgttagcatagctgaaaacggttgtgctaattaaagaagcaataaaactggccttctttagactagttgactatctggagcgtcagcatttgtgggtttgattacaggctcaaaatggccagaaacaaaatactttcttctgaaactcatcagtctattcttgttctgagaaatgaaggctattccatttgAGAAATTGCAAAAAACTaaagatctcatacaacactgggtactactcccttcacagaacagctcacaCAGTCTCTAACCATAATAGAAAgatgagtgggaggccccggtgcacaactgagcaagaggacaagtacattagaatgactcatttgagaaacagatgcctcacaagtcctcaactggcagctagAGTAAATAGTACCtttaaaacaccagtctcaacgtcaacagcgaagaggcgactcgggatgctggccttctaggcaaagttgcaaagaaaaagccatgtctcagactggccaataaaaaggaaagattaagatgggcaaaagaacagacactggacagaggaactctgtctaaaaggccagcatcccagtcacctcttcactgttgactttgagactggtatTTTACGggaactatttaatgaagctgccagttgaggacttgtgagttgtctgtttcttaaactaagcactaatgtacttgtcctcttgctcagttgtgcaccggggcctcccactcctctttctattatgGTTCGTGCCAGTTTgaactgttctgtgaagggagtaggaaacagatcttcagtttcttggcaatttctcgcaagggatagccttcatttctcagaacaagagactgacgagtttcagaaaaaagTTCTTAGtgtctggacattttgagcctgtaatcgaacgcacaaatgctgatgctccagatactcaactagtctaaagaaggccagttttattgcttctttaaatcagaacaacagttttcagctgtgctaatataattgcaaaagggttttctaataatcaattagccttttaaaattataaacttggattagctaacacaacgtgccattcgaacacaggagtgatggttgctgataatgggcctctgttacGACCTATGTAGTTATTCAATTTTGTATTAATTTTTATCATACGtttacagctacaatagtaatttacaacattaacaatgtctacactgtatttctgatcaatttgatgttattttaatggatgaaaaaaatatgcttttctttaaaaaagaagcacatttctaagtgaccccaaacttttaaactgtagtgtgtgtgtgtgtgtggagttttgTACTGACACAATGTTAAGATTAtttatttgcaattatgttaatcTACAGGCGAAGAGTTCTTCTTAAGCTGTTTATTCAATTTTGAAGTGTGAGAAGACAACAacgtacactatatatacacaaaagtacaTGGACaccccccttcaaattagtggattcggctatttcagccacaccgttgctgacatgtgtatagaatcgagcacacagccatggaatctccatagacaaacaatggcTGTAGAATGGCCTTCTTGAagggctcagtgactttcaacgtggcaccgtaaTGGGATCCCATCTTTCTAAcaggtcagttcgtcaaatgtatgccctgttagagctgccctggtcaactaagtgctgttaatgtgaagtggaaatgtctaggagcaacaacggctcagccgcgaagtgataggccacaaaatttgtcctcggttgcaacactcactacttaATTCAAAACTGCTTTaggaagcctaagatcaccatgaccaatgccaagcgttggctggagttgtgtaaagcttgctgctattggactctggagcagtggaaacgcgttctctggagtgattcaCCATTTGGAAGTCcgacagactaatctgggtttggcggatgcaaggagaacgctacctgccgaaatgcatagtgccaactgtagagtttagtggaggaggtaaaatggtctggggctgtttttcatggttcgggctaggccccttagttccagtggagggaaatcttaatgctacagcatacaatgacattctagacgagccctgaccacaaccccaccaaacacctttgggatgaattggaacacagactgcgagccaggcctaatcgccaacatcagtacccaacctcactaatgcgcttgtggctgaatggatgcaagtccaagcagcaatgttccaatatctagttgacagccttcccagaagagtggaggctgttatagcagtaaaagggggaccaactccatattaatgccaatgattttggaatgagatgtttgacaagcatatgtccacatacttttgatcgtGTAGTGTATTTGGTGAGAATCACACCATAGTTACAAAATCCATTCTAGCTCTTAAAGGTCAGTTGCCGACATTGGGTGTACAATTTTCAATTAAGCCTACAAGATTATTTAATCTGCTGCCAATAATATGTACATGTTAATATTATCTTCTGCTTACAATGACTATGTCTCACGTTTAAACTAAATGCAATCTATTAGCTTCCAAAATGTATGTTGGTATATCTAGCTGTCTGAAGGAATGGCTTGTCCTATACTTTTACCCAGAGTGTAGTGAGTGAATGTTGGAAAAATATCTTGGTACCTTTCTAAACATAGCAATGTGAACGCAAAGGGAAAGTCGTTCTTTCGTTTTTtttaccccagagttcacttcTTTAAATAGTACTATATCTGAAAACACCCTTAGTTAACGTAAAGGCTGTGGCCACACAGTTCTCATGTGCAGTTAGGCTACCTGTCATGACTGTCAAACATGGGAGCTCATCCAACAGCAAGTTAATGAATGAGACCATAGTGATGGTGACGGGAAGTCATGAATCGTGGGCAATACCAAACACCATAGCTTAATTGATTGTGCATGCTTAGCAAAGTTGACTAGCTTACGTTAAGTAGTTTATTTTATCTACATTTACTAACCAGCTAACTACAAACCAAGCTAGATGGCAAGTTAGTTAGCGTTAGCTAACTAGTACTTGACATGGTTTTTGCTGGGCTTGGGCTGACAGTCTGTACTGTTTGTAAGTGTGCCAGGTTAGTGAACTGTATCTTTACTAAACGAACATGGGCATTGCgggtagatagctagctagctaacgttagtaaagGAGATGGGTTGGCGCTAGCTTATATTATTGCGACATTGATGAGCTaactaggctagctagctaggcgGATAATTCCAGTGATTGACGCATAAGTGTCCATTCAAAAATAAGGACTGACCCGAGTGGGTGGGGCAGTACCGTGAATCAACGAATCATGCAATATAATGGAGGCAGCAAGGTTGCTAAGCAGAAAGATCAGAAAAATGAAGGCCCAAGAAGCTAACGAAAATGTTAATTTCTTACCTAAAAAACAAGGTTCTGTACATCTGGTGAGCCTCATAGTAATCTCCCTTTTCTACACTCGCTCGCAGTTTCCCTTCAACCCGCTGCGTTCCTCCACGGTTTCTTGCGCTGGAGCACTTCAGAGCCTCCTGCTCCGACATCATTGTTCCCAGCAGCTCGGCCCAACAACCAAGCCAAGCGTTGACAGTGCAGAAAGCGGATGCACAAAAAAATACCTATGACCTATTTCACTTGCCGTAGTTAGGTATTTGCCATCCAGTTTCTAAATTTCCCGCTAAATATTTCACCGCTATTTTCATTTCACTATTTCTTAGACACTGAAACACATTGTTGTATTAGTTACCTTTATCTAGCTATGTGTATTAGCTCTGGTCTAGGCGTTAATGTCATGTAGATATGACCTGGCTTTCTGACGATACTTGGTAAGCACcgatagccaagctatcattatTCAATGTAATAGTTAAATAGCTAGTTAAATTAACTTCTCATTTTAAGCCATCTCATAATAATCATATGCAGTGGGGCACCCATGTCAACCAAACTTCATCCTGGTCTGGAAGGTGGAGCACATTActgtatgtaatagtggtatagtaCTTTATCACAAAACGTTGAATGTGTGATAAGGCTAGAAAATCCCACTATGCTGTATAGCTGTTCTGTGGAGATTCAGTGTATGTCCAGTCCAGCTCTGAGCAGCTTCTgtgaggggaaaaaatacatcACCGGTATCCTCAAAGACAGAGTACGAAACTCTTGACAACTGCTGCCCCTCCCTCATTGTCGAGTGATTCTACCACCGCAGATGAATAGCGACCGCTGCACCTGAGAATTCACCACCCAGCACTCATGGATCCAGATTTCTCTGTTCAGTCTAGGACGAGTGTGCCATACATACTCTCCGTTGTGTATTTTTCCCCAAGTTATTGGACATATGTCAAaatctgtgtgtgaatgtgtgcacACATCAGGAAGAAGGGTGGAGCATCAGTCTGCAACCAAACTCTGCTGGTGTGCCATGACAAAACATTTCCACATATGTTgaaactattctgccttatttcCTTTCAAAGTTATTAATAAATCAAAAAAAGCTAAACTCAAATCAATGACTGATACATAAATCAAAATCAAGGTTATTTATTTGAACATTTTACACATTACAATTATGTACAAAAGACAAAAATAAAATTATAAAACAAAATAAACCTGTATAGTCCCAAGACCATTTACAAATAGTCCAAAAAGCCTTTACAAAAATATATTACACAGATTGGCATTTCAGTAACTCGGGACAAACAATGAGATTTACAACTGGGCACTTGAAGATACTCAATAAAGGGCTAAAGCCTGACTTCTGTGGCTGAAAGGACCAGTGCAAGATATCCTTAACTTACTTGAGCGGTAAATTCCCTTTAAAAAAATGCAAACAAATTAATAACATTTTATAATTGCAGCATATACATATTTCAAAGCAACACTGATATTAGTAGACTTAAAAATGACAAACTATTGACAAAATGTACAAGTTTACATTCTTCCGTTGTTCGTAAGAACCTGGGCCCATATCCACAACGCATTTTAGAGGAGTTGATCTATGATCTTATTCATTATCATCCAAAAGGacaaactgatcttagatcagtactcctactctgaTATGCTTTGTGGATATGGGCCCTGGTTTCAACATGAGCGACAAGGGCTCAACACACATGAATTCAGTTGTCAACACATATAGCGCATGTATAAATAGACTGAGTAAATGTACTTGAAACATTCCTTAACCAATAAAATCTTGTCTGACGTAGTAAAGCACAGAATCGCATCCATATTTTCCTCCCCTATTTAGGAGCCCAATGTTACTTTGAGATTATTCTGTCAAATGAAAGCCGTTTTACAAATGTAATAAATTATTAGTGGTTGGGTGATAGTCCTTCAAAAGTCAGGCACCAGTGGCCATGCTTCAGATTCAGACCTGTGGTCACTCTGTTAGAGCCTCTGTCCTGGTGGGATGAGTTAGTGCACAGAAAGTTTGTGGATCAAGCATATTTACGTGTGCGCATAATTGTCTCCAGTCATCTGCAGAACATTAAAATGTAGACAGGGTGGTCTGATCTGTGCCATCAGTTGACACTGGGCTGACCGTGCACTCTGATGCGGTACAGGCAGGTGTACTCCGGGTGACCCCAGTTGGACAGCACTCGAACCTCAATGATCTGATAGGCTTTATCATTCTCCTCCTGTGGATAGATAGCAGAAGACACTCAATTTAGACTCAAGCCATGTAAGAAGTATCAAGACCTAAAACTTTCCAAGTCACCATCTCTAACCGTACTAGAGATAAATGCCATGTGGACTACTAACATAACATCTTCCACTGGCCAATCAAGCCCCTTGAGGTAGTGTTGAAGTGTACTTACGGTGACAGGATAAGTCTGAAGCGCATCTTCATCATCCTGGTAGGTGTAGCTGCCCAGTAACTTACCCTCCTCCTGGTACTCATCATCCAGACCCTGGAAACAAGAGTACACAGTTAGAAAACAGCAGAGATCCACAGCAATAAAATGTGTCAATCAGTAGCGCCTCACCAGAGCACACTCACAGTAAATGTGTGTGACTGACTTGAGTGTCTACTAGGTTTGCTTCTGAATGGCTGAGCCAGTAATAGCCGACATTAATGTTAATTGGGTAAGCAGGGTAGTTGAGGTTTGCATGGCTTACATAGACGGTAAACTGGCGCGGGGCGCTGCTGATGGTGCCTGTTGGCGAAAGGGATTTGGGGATGTGCTCCAATGAGAAGGCAGAGGGCACGATCCTCATGGAGAGACGAATCACCAGGTAACCATGAGAACCCTGAAACGCCCAGCAGTTCCCTGGATGGACGTCAGGCTGCAGTGTAAGAGAGAGCTCAAGATTAAACCAGGTTATGGATGGACTACTTTTGAAAAGGTCTTCCATGTGTCGGCAAGGCAGTATCAGGAACGGAAACCCAATGTAATGAATCTAGTAAATCACGAAGAGATCATAAAACTCAGATTCGTCTCATGTGGTGCGATGACTTAATTCGAACCTGTATGGCCACACGAGGAGACTGGGAGAAGTACCAGAGTGGGAGGCCAAACAGACTCATCAGTGCAGTCTTTGTCTCGTACGTCTCAGAGCAGCGAGTGCTTAGGATGCTGCCGCCTGtagacacagaaaaacacagccattgatAGCTCATGTCACTTTCATGACTGTACACAATGTCAACCACACCCATTTTACACAGAGGGCAATGTTAAAGCGAGTCATACCAGGAACTACTGTACAAAGTACAAACAGATCATTCAAATAATAGGCAGTAGATGAttcattatttgtatttattttttaaagcctAGTCGCCACGCCCCATCACAACAACTGTGAAACTTTACCGCCAGACTCCAGAGCATAGTCTACCAGGCCAGTCCGATCCTGGGAGTAGAGTTTCAGAGCATTCTTCACTATGAGCTGTACATGCTGGAGGAGGAAGAAAGGAAAATAGTGGTTGGGTGAGGAAATGGAATAGTGCAGACGATCACATTGCATGAAATAATTTTCAAATCCAAAACACTCAATcttaactttttgggtgacccaaccaaattcactgAAACAAGAGTTAGAGCAGTAGATCGGTTCTATGTGCGCCATTTAAATGCTTTctgttcttaagtttagtttttgcgtcttttacttccagttttgtacaccagctttaaAACAGCTGAACATATAACCTTTTTGtttatagaaaatatatttcacagcagtttaaatGGTACAAGGCTTTCATCAACTAAATTCAGCCACGGGTCGATTATTTTCTCAAGCGGATGGTCCGGGGGCCAGAACAATTACAAATCATTtctagactgcaaattgaccgcaagaagcccacatttaaaaatatctatatttgactaaaacataagcatttcaaaccttgcttacatatGTATATGATCACGTTGCACTCTATAATGCATGGGAATACTTAGGTTGGCCATATAAAAACGGCCACCCGTGGTCCGCTAGTTGGCAAACacttctctacactatacttgttaATTTagtcaaactgaaattaggcaaactattccaATTTTAGCAACCGGGAAATGCTTCAGCGATttcttaataaaaaaataattagaCCAATAAAAACTACAAAATTCCCCAAACCAAACCTCCTACCTCCTCAGACATCCCGGCCCCTGCGGCTCCAACAGTGTGCATCACAGTCTGAGTGACAGTCTCAGTGCTGTGCGTCTCCTGCCTGGCCCTGCTCTTCTCCAGCTGCAGGGTCACGTTCTGCAGGATGCTGAGCTCTAGGGAGGTCAGAGAGGCGTGCACATCAGCCCCGCTTACATAGCGCTCAGAGAGCCACTGCAGCAGGGACTCTGGGAGCTCCTTTTCTCCGGTTTGGGAATCTCCGACCTGCTCGCTGCGAGAGAACAGGGCCCGCAGTTCCGTCCTCACCTGGGCAGACACTTGCTCAGACACCTGCCACAaccacacagtgagacagacaccaTCAGACAGAGGTCAACAGAGAGGATTTATATAAAGAACTCCAGCAAAATCATGGGGTGCAGCCATGGGGAgaaaaaaactcattctgattggctgggcctggctccgagtgggtgggcctatgcccttccaggcacacccatggctgcacccctgcccagtcaggtgaaatccatagaaaattgattgatttccttatatgaacggaATTTTAAAaacgtgttgcgtttatatttttgttcagtacagttAGCTACCTCCCACACCGTATCCATTTGATCCCTGGGTCATTGAATGAGGGAATTATTTCAcaagtatttggttgtaattgtAATGTTGCAGAGTGGCCAACCCTCATCcaggagagctactgggtgtgcaggcttttgcgcCAGCCCTGCTCGAACACAACACATTgttaaaaacatgtatttttatttttaaacaagaCCTTGATAAACTGACTGGTATGTTTGAGCAGGGATggatcaaaagcctgcacacccagtagctctccagatGGAAGGTTGACGGCCCAcgtgttttatacagtagcctGTCAGTGCAGTGTTTTAATTTGTGgcgagttaactgccttgctcaaggccacAACAGCAGGAGATCTACCACATTGGATAagagaccagcagccttccattgTCAATACCAGTGATAATAATGTGATTACCAGTGATAATAAGGTTATTTTGTCAAGTGGTTCCTTGTATCATTTACAACCCAATTCTCAGTCACCTTTTTGGCCTATGGTGTTACAAACCAAGTGACTTGAGCTTTTGGAcatgttaaaaataaaaatggtaatGTCAAGCCCTGGTACAATGCATGCACAGTACAGAGCAAGCTACTCACCGTTTCATGGAGTGTGTCCAGGCGGTCACACATGCCCTGGCATCCCATCACCCCCTGCAGGTCCTGCCTAATGCCCCCCAGCGTTGCCTCTAGAAGTTGCACCTCCGCCAGCAAGGCATCACGGGACTCGCTGTCCACACCCACACTGAAAGAGCACACATTGTCACGAGGAGGAATATTCAACACCAATCATGATTTTATTGAATTATTACAATCCAAAATGGTTAAGTGCTGAACTCACTTGACTTGCACAGGAACTGGTGGCAGTGCAGGTGTAGCACTGGAAGTGTCTGCTTGCCTCCTCTGCACCTCCTGAAGACGTAAAATCAACATAACATGGATATATGACAAATACTTTTTAATAGAGCTTCTACAGTAAAGTAAGTGCATAGAATTGAGTATAGGCTCTGAGTCTATACCTCTGTCTTGGCAGTCAGTGTCTGCAGCAGCACCTCTAGCTGAGCCAGACGAGACTCTTGGCCCTGCTGCTGCACCACATACTGCTCTCCAATCTCCTGACTCTGAAcaacacaggaagagtagctgaatGAGCATACAGAAgctaaaaaaaagtaaaaaagctAACCAAATAAGCGTACCGAATTGTATACTTGTTTACTTTTCATTACAAGCTAAATTAATATACTGGATAAAATGAATCCCTAACAATCCAACCAGGATAATCTCACCAGTTCTCTCCGCAGTGCTGcatccttctccatccctctcttcagCAGAAGGAGTCTCTCCTCCAGCAGGCCAGACACCCACAGCCCCATGCTGTCCTTGTCCGTCTGGGTGTCCAGCTGCTCTCGTACAGACTGGTAGAGACTCAGCACCTCCCTGTGCTGGTTTTCCTGCCTTCGGCCCCCTCGCTCCACCTTCTCCCACAGTTGGGCCAGCCTCTGCTCCAACCGGGCTAGGCGCTCAGAGTCCACAGACACCAGCACACTGCCTGGCTGCTCTCATACATGGGAGGATAGAGGTCAGCTAACTGTGCAACTAGCCTCATCCATAGAATTAGATGGTCTTACGCAAGATGACAATCATAAATGGTGAATGAATACGAGCATCAATA carries:
- the LOC139376539 gene encoding SUN domain-containing protein 1-like isoform X6 yields the protein MDHSKVNSRAPPPGNTGYTYSHSSSYSTTALDFEKEHRITPVLESPRMSRRSLRLHSTTGLYGDDSLDSSLNHMYHSASFSAGGASRRDSKALKSRRSQQHSVSCSQSLLLTTPLKSQHGSQQHNSSLHSVAASDASLLSSMLDKSCIQERTLVEGFWGLDEDSELKERTMTDSMCEANGDINSAQTQTSMVNGSFCKDRTIHLDRNYALTAYSKHSSTAARSATNKQALTAPAASPPSTIYARDKSRKHRTGDDCKGKQRVETRIVQSSSRVRRSHHVLGELWLATAYSGYLLSDQTLAYPHTLEMNESSSTFLVPCFLLLGWSPGSSVLWAGQKAGSAVRSVMRRMLSVLWLAAVSPGKSVTGAFWWLGTGWYHLATVMSLLNIFVLTRCLPKLLKLLLILLPFLLVLLALWHWGPSSLLSVLPAINITEWRTAYSFSQTPLEPTKDSQPIMAQPPPAVSQPGSVLVSVDSERLARLEQRLAQLWEKVERGGRRQENQHREVLSLYQSVREQLDTQTDKDSMGLWVSGLLEERLLLLKRGMEKDAALRRELSQEIGEQYVVQQQGQESRLAQLEVLLQTLTAKTEEVQRRQADTSSATPALPPVPVQVNVGVDSESRDALLAEVQLLEATLGGIRQDLQGVMGCQGMCDRLDTLHETVSEQVSAQVRTELRALFSRSEQVGDSQTGEKELPESLLQWLSERYVSGADVHASLTSLELSILQNVTLQLEKSRARQETHSTETVTQTVMHTVGAAGAGMSEEHVQLIVKNALKLYSQDRTGLVDYALESGGGSILSTRCSETYETKTALMSLFGLPLWYFSQSPRVAIQPDVHPGNCWAFQGSHGYLVIRLSMRIVPSAFSLEHIPKSLSPTGTISSAPRQFTVYGLDDEYQEEGKLLGSYTYQDDEDALQTYPVTEENDKAYQIIEVRVLSNWGHPEYTCLYRIRVHGQPSVN
- the LOC139376539 gene encoding SUN domain-containing protein 1-like isoform X12, with translation MDHSKVNSRAPPPGNTGYTYSHSSSYSTTALDFEKEHRITPVLESPRMSRRSLRLHSTTGLYGDDSLDSSLNHMYHSASFSAGGASRRDSKALKSRRSQQHSVSCSQSLLLTTPLKSQHGSQQHNSSLHSVAASDASLLSSMLDKSCIQERTLVEGFWGLDEDSELKERTMTDSMCEANGDINSAQTQTSMVNGSFCKDRTIHLDRNYALTAYSKHSSTAARSATNKQALTAPAASPPSTIYARDKSRKHRTGKSVTGAFWWLGTGWYHLATVMSLLNIFVLTRCLPKLLKLLLILLPFLLVLLALWHWGPSSLLSVLPAINITEWRTAYSFSQTPLEPTKDSQPIMAQPPPAVSQPGSVLVSVDSERLARLEQRLAQLWEKVERGGRRQENQHREVLSLYQSVREQLDTQTDKDSMGLWVSGLLEERLLLLKRGMEKDAALRRELSQEIGEQYVVQQQGQESRLAQLEVLLQTLTAKTEEVQRRQADTSSATPALPPVPVQVNVGVDSESRDALLAEVQLLEATLGGIRQDLQGVMGCQGMCDRLDTLHETVSEQVSAQVRTELRALFSRSEQVGDSQTGEKELPESLLQWLSERYVSGADVHASLTSLELSILQNVTLQLEKSRARQETHSTETVTQTVMHTVGAAGAGMSEEHVQLIVKNALKLYSQDRTGLVDYALESGGGSILSTRCSETYETKTALMSLFGLPLWYFSQSPRVAIQPDVHPGNCWAFQGSHGYLVIRLSMRIVPSAFSLEHIPKSLSPTGTISSAPRQFTVYGLDDEYQEEGKLLGSYTYQDDEDALQTYPVTEENDKAYQIIEVRVLSNWGHPEYTCLYRIRVHGQPSVN
- the LOC139376539 gene encoding SUN domain-containing protein 1-like isoform X11, which encodes MDHSKVNSRAPPPGNTGYTYSHSSSYSTTALDFEKEHRITPVLESPRMSRRSLRLHSTTGLYGDDSLDSSLNHMYHSASFSAGGASRRDSKALKSRRSQQHSVSCSQSLLLTTPLKSQHGSQQHNSSLHSVAASDASLLSSMLDKSCIQERTLVEGFWGLDEDSELKERTMTDSMCEANGDINSAQTQTSMVNGSFCKDRTIHLDRNYALTAYSKHSSTAARSATNKQALTAPAASPPSTIYARDKSRKHRTGSSVLWAGQKAGSAVRSVMRRMLSVLWLAAVSPGKSVTGAFWWLGTGWYHLATVMSLLNIFVLTRCLPKLLKLLLILLPFLLVLLALWHWGPSSLLSVLPAINITEWRTAYSFSQTPLEPTKDSQPIMAQPPPAVSQPGSVLVSVDSERLARLEQRLAQLWEKVERGGRRQENQHREVLSLYQSVREQLDTQTDKDSMGLWVSGLLEERLLLLKRGMEKDAALRRELSQEIGEQYVVQQQGQESRLAQLEVLLQTLTAKTEEVQRRQADTSSATPALPPVPVQVNVGVDSESRDALLAEVQLLEATLGGIRQDLQGVMGCQGMCDRLDTLHETVSEQVSAQVRTELRALFSRSEQVGDSQTGEKELPESLLQWLSERYVSGADVHASLTSLELSILQNVTLQLEKSRARQETHSTETVTQTVMHTVGAAGAGMSEEHVQLIVKNALKLYSQDRTGLVDYALESGGGSILSTRCSETYETKTALMSLFGLPLWYFSQSPRVAIQPDVHPGNCWAFQGSHGYLVIRLSMRIVPSAFSLEHIPKSLSPTGTISSAPRQFTVYGLDDEYQEEGKLLGSYTYQDDEDALQTYPVTEENDKAYQIIEVRVLSNWGHPEYTCLYRIRVHGQPSVN